The sequence AGCCAATATGCCGCGGTGGCGGCACTCGAAGGGCCGCAGGAGTGCGTCGATGAGATGCTCGGCGAATTCGCGCAACGCCGCGACTTCGTGCAGAAGCGGATCGCCACCATTCCGCGGCTGAGCTGCCCGGAGATGGGAGGCGCCTTTTATGCCTTCGTCAACATCCGGGCCCATCTCGGCCGACGATACGGCAGCGCTCAAGTAGACAACTCGGCCCAATGGTGCCTGACGCTACTGGAGCAGCAGAATGTGGCCACAGTCATGGGCTCGGCCTTCGGCGCCGAGGGCTACGTCCGCATCTCGTTCGCCACAAGCATGGAGACGCTCAAGACGGGCTTCGACCGGATCGAAGCGTTCGTGCGCAGCGCGTCGTGAGCGAGGAGTCGTGGCCGACGCTGCCAGCGTCGGAGGTTGGGCATGGAATTCAGTTGGCGCATGGCCACTCAGAGCAGTGGCCATGGCACCCGTCAAATCGGCTTTGGTCTCCAAAGGCGTTCACCGCAGCGAGACCACTCGCATCCGCCCGTTTTCCTCGATGTTGATCTTGTCTTCCCGTGCCAGCCAGCCCAGGGCTTGCATGATCGTGTCGCGCGGGGCGTCCATTTCTTTGACGAGCTTGGCGATCGTCATCGAACCGCGGGATTCCAAAACGCGCCAAATCTCGCCAGCCGTCTCACCGATCTGGGAAATCAACGTCGCCATGTCAGTCGCCATGGAATTGACCTCCTCATGTCAAACGATTCGTCCCTGGGCGGCGCCGCGAGCCAAGATGCTTGCCACCAGTCGATGCGAACCGGCGCACCACGGGCAGTTTGGGTAGCTGCCGGGATTATACCGCCTCCACGGTCCCACTCAAGTGGCCTTTGAACCTTCACATAACCGCCGAGGACCGTCGCCATTTTGTGCCATCCACGATCTCCGCGAGGGTCGGCGGAGCAGTTCTGGGGACTGTCCCATTCTCTCAGGCAGTTTTGTGGCAAATTGTTAACCTCTAGACACAAGCTGTCATCAGTAGCTAAGTTAGTGCTACGCTAGGCGGCGGCGGAGCCGCTGAATTTCACAGTCGCACGTCGGTCTGGAATGCAATTCTTCAGCTTTATCGCCAAGAATGTGTTGCGGCGCAAGGTCCGCTCGCTGCTGACGGGGGTCGGGGTCGCGGTGGCGATTGCGGCGGTCGTGGCCTTGCTGGGGGTCGCCCGCGGGTTTGAAGATTCGTCGCGGCAAATGCTCTCCGGCCGCGGCGTGGATATTGTCGTCGTCCGGGCCGGACTCGGTCAGGAAGACACCGCTCGATTGTTTGAAAACATCGGCGAGCAAATCGCGCAACTGCCAGAAGTGGAAAGGGTTGCGCCTGTACTGACCGACCATGCCGGCTTGCAGGGTGCGAGCCTACCGGTCCCGATCATCGGATATCCAGCCGACAGCTTCGCCTTCGATCAACTCGTCGTGCCGCCCAATAACGGCCGCAAGCTCACGGCTAAAGACCATAATGGAGTGATGCTCGGGGCCATATTGGCCCGGAACCTCGGCAAGAAGCCCGGAGAGCAGGTGACAATCGACGAGCGCAAGTTCACCGTCGCCGGGGTCTTCCAAGGTTCAACCATGATCGAGAACGGCGAAGCGGTGGCGCTCTTGCCCGACCTGCAAACGCTCATGGATCGATATGCCACCGACGACGCCGGGAATCGGGTCGGCCAGGTCACGCAATTCCAGGTCGTGCTCAAGCCGGGTCTGAAAACCGACGAGGCGGCGGTCGAGAAAGTGCGCGGCGAGATCAAGAACCTCCATAGTCCGAAGGGCCAACCCTATGGCTTGGCGGCCCAAACTTCTGAACAGTATGTGAACAATTCGAACGAAGTCCGGCTCTCGCAGGCGATGGCTTGGATGACATCGGCCATTGCCCTGATTATCGGAGCGGTCGGCATGCTCAACACCATGATCATGTCGGTGCTTGAGCGAACGCAGGAGATCGGCATCTTGCGGGCGATCGGCTGGCGCAAGATTCGCGTCATGCGGATGATTCTGTGGGAATCGTTTACTTTGAGCCTGGCGGGCGCGGCGGCCGGCACGTTGGCCGCGCTGGTCTTGACGCGATTCGTGAGCCGACTTCCGGCCTCCAATGGCCTGGTCGAGCCGAATATCTCGCCGACGGTGATCGGCATCGGATTCTTGTTGGCGCTTTTGGTCGGATTGGTCGGCGGCGCGTACCCGGCCATCCGCGGAGCGAGCTTACCGCCGACGGAGGCGTTGCGCTATGAATGACTCTTATTACGATCCCTCGGCCCCGTGCCTGGTGCGCGTCGATCGAGTGAGCCGCACGTATCCCGATGGCAGCGTGACGGCGCTAGCGGATGTGTCGCTGGAGATTCGTCGCGGCGAGTATGTGGCCATCATGGGCCCGAGCGGGAGCGGCAAATCGACGCTGCTCAATTTGCTCGGCACCCTCGACCGGCCGACGACCGGCGAAATCTATTTTGAGGACCAGCCGCTTTCTTCGCTGCGCGATCTGGATCGATTCCGTTCGCGGAAGATCGGTTTCGTCTTTCAATCCTTCTACCTATTGCCGACGCTCACGGCAGTCGAAAACGTGCAGATCCCGATGTTTGAAGGACCGCTCGGTGCATCCGCTCGCGCGAAGCGAGCGGGCGAATTGCTCGAGTCGGTCGGCATGAGCCATCGCGCGAAACATCTGCCGATGCAGCTTTCCGTCGGCGAGAGGCAACGCGTGGCGATCGCTCGCGCCCTGGCCAACGAGCCGCAGGTGCTGCTGGCGGACGAGCCGACGGGCAACCTCGATTCGCGCTCGGGCAACGGAGTGCTCGATCTGTTCGATCAACTGCATCGCGAGCGCGGCATGACGCACGTCGTCATCACGCATAGTCTCGAGGTCGCCGAGCGGGCCGAGCGGATCGTTTGGATTCGCGACGGCCGAGTGGTCGAACAACCTGCCGACACGACCCATTATCGCGAGCACCTCTAGCTCATGCAGTTTTTTGCATTTATCTGGCGCAATTTGCTCCGCCGGCCGGTCCGCAGTGGGCTGACGATTGTCGGCCTGGCGGTCGCCGTTGCCGCCGTGGTGGCTTTGGTGGGCATTTCCGATGGGTTCTCGCGGCAGTTCCAAGAGCTGTACGACCGTCGCGGAGTCGATCTGGTCGTTCAGAAAGTCGGCAGCAGCGCCGAATTGAACAACGGCGTGCCGGAAGAAATGGGCGATCGCATTAAAAAGTTGATGCCGGGTGCCACCGTCATGGGCGGGCTGATGGATGTCGTGTCGTTTCCCGATCACGACCTGATGGCCGTGATCATCAACGGCTGGCCCGCCGACTCCCCGCTTTTCCTCGACCGCAAGCTGATCTCGGGCCGCTTTCCCAAGGAAAGCGATTACCACAAGGCCATCATCGGCACGGTGCTGGCCGCGAACCTCGGTAAGAAGGTGGGCGACACGATCCGCGTCTACGACACGGATGTCGAGGTGATCGGCACTTTCGAGAGCGCGAGCGTTTTCGAGAGCGGTTCGATTGCGACGTTGCTCAAAGACATGCAGGAATTCATGAACCGGCCCCATCAGGTGACCGGCTTCATCGTCCGCACCGATATCCCCAAAGACGTGCCCGACCGTGAAGCCAAAATCGCCGCGTTCGGCAAGCGAATCGAGGAGACGCTCGACGATGGGATCGCCGCAATGCCCTCCGGCGCGTTCATCCAGAACGTCGGGCTAATCAAGCTTGCGAAGGCCGTGGCCTGGGTGACATCGGCGATCGCGCTGGCGGTCGGCGCGATCGGCATGCTCAACACGATGGTCATGTCGGTCTACGAGCGCATCCGCGAGATCGGCACCCTGCGAGCGGTCGGCTGGCGCAAGATGCGCGTGATGTGGATGATCCTCTGCGAATCGATCTTGCTGAGTCTCGGCGGGGCGGTGATCGGCTCGATCGCCGCGATTGGGCTGACTCGCTTCTTGAGCAAGATGCCGATGACCTCGGAACTGATCGAGGGAAAAATCGCCCCGGTCATCTTCGCCGAAGGCTTCCTGCTGGCCCTGCTGGTCGGCCTCCTCGGCGCCCTCTACCCGGCCTACTGGGGCGCGAACCTGCGGCCGATCGAAGCCCTGCGGCGGAAGTAGGAGCATGTCAGGTGGCGACCAGCTTCCCGGCGCGCCCCCCGGCCAGGTGCTGTCCACGCCGGCTTTTTCGAGTGTCAAGAGAAAAGCTCCTTTTTGTAGACACGGGCTTACCGCGAAATTACTATAGGTTGATCGTGGGGTGGTGGGATTCGGAGCGTCCCGATTTCCAGATGGGACCGCATTGAGCGACGGCGTTTCATTGCCTGTTGGCCTATCGGGCGCCCCGGCTGAAATCAATTCAACTTCATTATCGTATGTGAGGCAGATCGCTTATGAGATGGCTCCCTATTTGTTCATGCGTGCTGGCGTCCGTCGTTTGTCTTGCATCATCCAATCGAACCGTTGCCGCACCCTTGAGCACGCTGGCTCCGAACGGCAATCTCCTCTCGCCGGCAGACACATTTGCCAGCGACCCCGTGTCAGGTTCCTTTACCGTCGCTCAGGCGCTCGATGGCAAGGTGACCTCGCAGGGTCCTCCGCAGGCCGACAACGGCCTGATCTTCTCCGGTTCAGAGACGTTCAATGCGGGGGCCGGTAATAATCCGCAACGGTTCGCGATTACTGGATTCAACAGTCCGATCGGCCAAATCTGGCTGTATGTGATTACCACGGATACGCTTCGCATGCCGTCGACGAACGACGGCGAGCAGATCTTGATCAAGAGTTCGACGACTTCGACCACGTCGCTGAACGCGGGGGATTACGCTACGACTTTGCTCCCGCTTACGGGCTTTCCGACATCGGCGTTTTCGAATACGCCGGCTGTGGTCGATCCGGTCAACGATCCGGCGCGAAGCGACTCCAAGTACCTCGTCATTCCCGTCAACGCTCCGGCCGGCACGAAGAGTCTGTTCTTTGATTTTGACGGGGACGGCAACGGCGTGCGCATTCAGGAAGTCCAGGCCTTTGCTCCGGTGCCCGAACCAGGTTCGGTCGTGCTGATGCTGATCGGCGGCTTTGCGCTCTGCGCCGCTAATCGTGCGAGGCGAATGAAACGCGGCGACGGGCCCGCCTGACCGACCCGCTCCGCAGGGCATTCGCTGTCGAGTTCGGCGAGCGGACCAGCGTTATCAAGCCGCGTCGCACAACGGCGAGCTAATACGGCTCGATACTGTCACGGGAGAGTGCTTCCACGTGAGCGTCCGGCGGTTGCTCGGCTGGATGCGGGTCGGTACGATCTGAGCATCGAATACACGACTTTCGACTCGGACGCATCCGAAGTTCTGCGTCTCAAATCCGCGCCGACGCGAATCACTTCCGGGACAACCTCGCTAGCGATCGTGAACGAGCCGCCGGCAGAGGGATACGCTGTGAAGCCGTTGCCCGGCGGAAATGTGGTCGTGCGCATTCACCACCGAAATGCGCGGACCATCAAGTTGACGCTGGCGGAGTAGCCGCCGCGGCGCAGTTGGAGGTCCAATCGGCGATCTCATCAGCGCGGCTCGAACAAAACAAGCCTGCTGATCAGAATCAGCCCCACGATCATGGCGATGATGCCCGAGAGTCGAACGACTAGTTCGGGCTTTGGCATCAATTTCTCCATCGCGATCACGGCCGTCACCAATACGATAGCAGCCGGGTTCATCATTCCCAGAGCCAGCAGGATTAGCGTCGGGCCGGAGCAGCAGGTAACACAGGAGATTCCGGAACGAATGCCCACTCGCCACGCCGACCATGCGCCCCTACGCGATAACGAAACGCCACAGGCGAGCGACCCGCGGCATTCACGCAGGCCGAATTTCGTCCAGGGCATGAATTGCATGCAGCCCGCTATAAAAACTGTTGCGGCGATAATGAATG is a genomic window of Pirellulales bacterium containing:
- a CDS encoding winged helix-turn-helix domain-containing protein, producing MATDMATLISQIGETAGEIWRVLESRGSMTIAKLVKEMDAPRDTIMQALGWLAREDKINIEENGRMRVVSLR
- a CDS encoding ABC transporter permease → MQFFSFIAKNVLRRKVRSLLTGVGVAVAIAAVVALLGVARGFEDSSRQMLSGRGVDIVVVRAGLGQEDTARLFENIGEQIAQLPEVERVAPVLTDHAGLQGASLPVPIIGYPADSFAFDQLVVPPNNGRKLTAKDHNGVMLGAILARNLGKKPGEQVTIDERKFTVAGVFQGSTMIENGEAVALLPDLQTLMDRYATDDAGNRVGQVTQFQVVLKPGLKTDEAAVEKVRGEIKNLHSPKGQPYGLAAQTSEQYVNNSNEVRLSQAMAWMTSAIALIIGAVGMLNTMIMSVLERTQEIGILRAIGWRKIRVMRMILWESFTLSLAGAAAGTLAALVLTRFVSRLPASNGLVEPNISPTVIGIGFLLALLVGLVGGAYPAIRGASLPPTEALRYE
- a CDS encoding ABC transporter ATP-binding protein, which gives rise to MNDSYYDPSAPCLVRVDRVSRTYPDGSVTALADVSLEIRRGEYVAIMGPSGSGKSTLLNLLGTLDRPTTGEIYFEDQPLSSLRDLDRFRSRKIGFVFQSFYLLPTLTAVENVQIPMFEGPLGASARAKRAGELLESVGMSHRAKHLPMQLSVGERQRVAIARALANEPQVLLADEPTGNLDSRSGNGVLDLFDQLHRERGMTHVVITHSLEVAERAERIVWIRDGRVVEQPADTTHYREHL
- a CDS encoding ABC transporter permease; translation: MQFFAFIWRNLLRRPVRSGLTIVGLAVAVAAVVALVGISDGFSRQFQELYDRRGVDLVVQKVGSSAELNNGVPEEMGDRIKKLMPGATVMGGLMDVVSFPDHDLMAVIINGWPADSPLFLDRKLISGRFPKESDYHKAIIGTVLAANLGKKVGDTIRVYDTDVEVIGTFESASVFESGSIATLLKDMQEFMNRPHQVTGFIVRTDIPKDVPDREAKIAAFGKRIEETLDDGIAAMPSGAFIQNVGLIKLAKAVAWVTSAIALAVGAIGMLNTMVMSVYERIREIGTLRAVGWRKMRVMWMILCESILLSLGGAVIGSIAAIGLTRFLSKMPMTSELIEGKIAPVIFAEGFLLALLVGLLGALYPAYWGANLRPIEALRRK
- a CDS encoding PEP-CTERM sorting domain-containing protein (PEP-CTERM proteins occur, often in large numbers, in the proteomes of bacteria that also encode an exosortase, a predicted intramembrane cysteine proteinase. The presence of a PEP-CTERM domain at a protein's C-terminus predicts cleavage within the sorting domain, followed by covalent anchoring to some some component of the (usually Gram-negative) cell surface. Many PEP-CTERM proteins exhibit an unusual sequence composition that includes large numbers of potential glycosylation sites. Expression of one such protein has been shown restore the ability of a bacterium to form floc, a type of biofilm.), which gives rise to MSTLAPNGNLLSPADTFASDPVSGSFTVAQALDGKVTSQGPPQADNGLIFSGSETFNAGAGNNPQRFAITGFNSPIGQIWLYVITTDTLRMPSTNDGEQILIKSSTTSTTSLNAGDYATTLLPLTGFPTSAFSNTPAVVDPVNDPARSDSKYLVIPVNAPAGTKSLFFDFDGDGNGVRIQEVQAFAPVPEPGSVVLMLIGGFALCAANRARRMKRGDGPA
- a CDS encoding DUF2182 domain-containing protein yields the protein MAAMRWATFSRSMPFIIAATVFIAGCMQFMPWTKFGLRECRGSLACGVSLSRRGAWSAWRVGIRSGISCVTCCSGPTLILLALGMMNPAAIVLVTAVIAMEKLMPKPELVVRLSGIIAMIVGLILISRLVLFEPR